TGGACACTCACAAATTAACGCAAATTAAAATAATTCTTATATAGTATTTTATTTGTATTATAAATTTCTGTCAAGAATCATTATAAAAGACGTTCTGTTTTTAGAAAGAATTAAGCCACTTTTTTAAAAATCATCAGTCCGGTAAATCAATCGATTTTTCCTCAACTGCTCCTACCATAGTGCATTGATTTCTACCATTTTTTTTCGACGTGTAGAGGGCTTCATCAGCAAGATGAATGAAGTCATCACCTTTTTCAATCCCGTTCTCATTAACAATCATCTGGTTTAAAAGTCCCATGCTGACTGTCAGCTTTATTTGATGGGTATCCTTACAAAAGATCAGCTCTTCTATATGAAGCCTTAATGCTTCCATCCGCTCTTTTAGCATTTTGGAGGATATTTTTTGCATAAACAATAGAAACTCTTCGCCACCATAACGAACAACCCAATCGGTTTCTTCGCGAATCCAATTCTTCAAAACTGTTGCAAGCTCTATCAGAACCTGATCGCCAGTTGGATGTCCATAGTCATCATTAATATGTTTGAAATAATCCACATCGAGCATCACAATACTAATCGGATACTGGTCCTGATAGGCTTTAATAAGCTCATAGGGCAGCCTTTCTCTTAAAAAACGCCGATTATAAACATTTGTCAGTCCGTCTGTAACTACTTCCTGATTCAATTTCTTAAGTTTTTCCATGATCTTTTCGCTGGTTTCGTCTCTCATCCCTTCCAGCAGATGTTCATTGGTTACATCCCGCAGCAGTTCTAAAACCTGTCTTTTGGATGGATCAGGTATAGCCGTAACCATGTATAATTTCTCATCTGTATACTCAAACTTCATTACCGTCCGATTTTCCTGTAATGCCCGAGTCGAAATACAGTTCTCGCAGGTTCTTCCAAAATCCCAGATATCATAGCAACAGGAAGGCTTTTCATTTTCCACAAACTCGTCATCAATCACGCTTTTTTCCAAAGGATTAACAACCCGAATGGCATCATAAACTTTTAACAGCAGACTGGTATCAATTGAATTTTCGTTCATCATCTTATGCTCCGACTCTTTTTTTATCATTTTACCACCTATTGTAAAAACATACCAGCCAGATCTATATTTTAAAACACCGCAATTTGAAGCCAATCTTTTACCAGGCCTGATAGAAATTTTTTTATCCAGAAAACAATTACAATCCAATTTATCTCTTTAATCACAAATTTTCTACTGGATTCACTGACTGTCTTGCCTTATAATAATAGTTAGATTTCTAATTATTAGTATTCAAATATAAAGGAGGGTGGTAATGAAACTATCTTTTCACTATTTACTGATGATCAATCAGGCGCTATTTAAAAAGAGAGTCATCTCCAGGTTATCCGGTTCCGATCTGAGTTCCGGTCAACCTAAAGTTTTAGACTATCTTTCTCAGCACGACGGCAGCATCCAAAAGGACATCGCTTTTGGCTGCCAGATTGAGCCGGCTACTCTGACCACGATTATTAAAAGCATGGAAGATCAGAATCTCGTCGAGCGAAGAAGTATAAACGACAATCGTCGCAGTAATTTTGTTTACCTCACATCATTGGGACGGGAAAAATCAGCTCATGTCAACACAATTTTCAAGCAGACCGAAAGTGATGCTTTTAAAGACATTTCAAAAAAAGAACAGGAAGATTTTCTCAAAACCTTTCAGAAAATCTGCCACAATCTGACAGAAACGGAGCACTAAATGAATCGCCAAGAACTCTTTAAACGTTATTTAATCTTTTCAATCGGTATTATTATTAATTCATTCGGAATCAGTTTGATCACTAAAGCGAATTTGGGAACTTCACCCATTTCCAGTCTTCCCTTCACCCTAAGCCTGGGATTTTCGCCTACTCTAGGAACTTTCACCCTCTACATGAGTATTATTCTGATTGTCCTGCAAATTATTCTGCTGCGAAAAAATTTTCCAAAACACTATTTCCTGCAGATCCCTGTTTCCATTCTTTTTTCAGTTTTTATTGATTTAAGTATGTCTTTTTTGACATTCATGAATCCAGTCAATTTTATTTTCCAATTTCTTTTCCTTGTTTTAGGCTGTCTCATACTGGGTTTCGGTGTTTACCTGGAAATGGTGGCAGATGTGGTTATGCTGCCCGGTGAAGCTTTTGTCAACGCGGTATCTATTACCTTTAAAAGTGATTTTGGAAAAACAAAGGTTTTATTCGATACATCAATGACCATCTGTGCCATTTTACTAAGCTTTATCATTTTTAATCATCTGGAAGGCGTTGGTATCGGTACCGTCCTTGCTGCAGTTATGGTTGGGATGGTCGCCAGGTTTCTCAAACGACAGATTCAATTTATTCCTAATTTCATTAGTCAGAAAAGCCATTCAGAGCCGCTTCCCCAGGAATTTTCAAATCCCGGAAAAACAATCATCACGATCAGCCGCGAATATGGCAGTGATGGCCGCAAAATTGGCAAAGCCTTATCCGAACTTCTTGCTTATGACTATTATGATAAAGAAATAATTGAAATGACAGCACAAAATTTCAATCTCCCGGAAGCTGAGGTAGCCGCAAACGAAGAAATGATGCATAATCCGCTATTAAACGACCTGCTGGCATCCTACAATGAACTTGAAAAAGACGCGACTCTGCTTGATAAACTTTACCAGGCCGAAACTGAAATCATCCAAAAAGCCGCTGATAAAGGGAATTGCATCATCATTGGCAGAAGTGCAGATTATATTTTAAGAAACTATAATAACTGTATCAATATCTTCATTTATGCCAGCGACACTTATAAAATTTCGAATATC
This genomic interval from Eubacteriaceae bacterium ES3 contains the following:
- a CDS encoding GGDEF domain-containing protein; the protein is MIKKESEHKMMNENSIDTSLLLKVYDAIRVVNPLEKSVIDDEFVENEKPSCCYDIWDFGRTCENCISTRALQENRTVMKFEYTDEKLYMVTAIPDPSKRQVLELLRDVTNEHLLEGMRDETSEKIMEKLKKLNQEVVTDGLTNVYNRRFLRERLPYELIKAYQDQYPISIVMLDVDYFKHINDDYGHPTGDQVLIELATVLKNWIREETDWVVRYGGEEFLLFMQKISSKMLKERMEALRLHIEELIFCKDTHQIKLTVSMGLLNQMIVNENGIEKGDDFIHLADEALYTSKKNGRNQCTMVGAVEEKSIDLPD
- a CDS encoding MarR family transcriptional regulator, which encodes MKLSFHYLLMINQALFKKRVISRLSGSDLSSGQPKVLDYLSQHDGSIQKDIAFGCQIEPATLTTIIKSMEDQNLVERRSINDNRRSNFVYLTSLGREKSAHVNTIFKQTESDAFKDISKKEQEDFLKTFQKICHNLTETEH
- a CDS encoding cytidylate kinase family protein, whose amino-acid sequence is MNRQELFKRYLIFSIGIIINSFGISLITKANLGTSPISSLPFTLSLGFSPTLGTFTLYMSIILIVLQIILLRKNFPKHYFLQIPVSILFSVFIDLSMSFLTFMNPVNFIFQFLFLVLGCLILGFGVYLEMVADVVMLPGEAFVNAVSITFKSDFGKTKVLFDTSMTICAILLSFIIFNHLEGVGIGTVLAAVMVGMVARFLKRQIQFIPNFISQKSHSEPLPQEFSNPGKTIITISREYGSDGRKIGKALSELLAYDYYDKEIIEMTAQNFNLPEAEVAANEEMMHNPLLNDLLASYNELEKDATLLDKLYQAETEIIQKAADKGNCIIIGRSADYILRNYNNCINIFIYASDTYKISNIMNRENLSRLAAQKHMRTINKRRFIHYKYYTGQIFGLSKNYHLSLDISKLGFEKTLQLIEDYLSITKSQEIKLSA